Proteins found in one Bacillus subtilis subsp. subtilis str. 168 genomic segment:
- the xkdP gene encoding phage PBSX; putative murein binding protein (Evidence 3: Putative function from multiple computational evidences; Product type h : extrachromosomal origin), producing the protein MTKSVYEFWISQGKDKLRLPVLPDQLSISNTVQNETVKVAKFGDLTFIDEQGAKEISFSSFFPKKYSPIAEYQNFPSPENAITKIEKWMKAKKPVQFLITGTKVNLTCSIEGFSYSEGQQDIGDRSFDIQLKEYKTASPRKIKQKKKTKAKRPSKAAPKTYTVKKGDTLWDIAGRFYGNSTQWRKIWNANKTAMIKRSKRNIRQPGHWIFPGQKLKIPQ; encoded by the coding sequence TTGACTAAATCCGTATATGAATTTTGGATTTCACAAGGGAAGGACAAGCTGCGGCTCCCCGTTCTTCCCGACCAGCTGAGTATTTCAAATACAGTTCAGAATGAGACGGTTAAAGTAGCCAAGTTCGGTGACCTTACATTTATTGACGAGCAGGGAGCGAAAGAAATTTCGTTCTCTTCTTTTTTTCCGAAGAAATACAGTCCGATAGCAGAATATCAAAACTTCCCGTCGCCGGAAAATGCGATAACAAAAATTGAAAAATGGATGAAGGCCAAAAAACCGGTTCAGTTTTTGATTACGGGAACTAAAGTGAATTTAACATGCAGTATTGAAGGTTTTTCCTATAGCGAAGGCCAGCAGGATATAGGTGATCGTTCCTTTGATATTCAATTAAAAGAATACAAAACCGCTTCCCCGCGGAAAATCAAGCAGAAGAAAAAAACAAAGGCAAAACGTCCGTCGAAGGCTGCGCCGAAGACGTACACAGTGAAAAAGGGAGACACGCTATGGGACATTGCAGGCAGATTTTACGGGAACAGCACCCAATGGCGCAAAATTTGGAATGCCAATAAAACAGCAATGATCAAACGAAGCAAACGGAACATCAGGCAGCCGGGCCACTGGATTTTTCCCGGCCAAAAATTAAAGATACCGCAATGA
- the xkdT gene encoding phage PBSX; putative base plate assembly protein (Evidence 3: Putative function from multiple computational evidences; PubMedId: 18077713; Product type h: extrachromosomal origin): MFEDQTFEAIMERMLNSISADIDTREGSVIYNALAPAAAELAKSYIWLDTVLELVFSDTAQGEFLDRRAAEAGIERTAATKAVRAGEFTSGVTIPVGSRFYVDNLYFQYTADGTLICETPGEAGNANLTGRNLLSLDTIPGLETAIVKEILIPGREEEGDDSLRERYFTRVRREAVSANKMHYKEWAEEVDGVGKAKIFPLWNGEGTVKIVVTNANLEPASPILIQKVKDYIDPEPGQGEGQAPIGAVVTVESAVWKEVEISAEVLPEINHSIDEVKSEIEEGVLNFFKKMAFEDNVIRLSQINNIVYNSPSVSDYSNIQINGTSENLVLSDVEIPKLGQVKIIEQTR; this comes from the coding sequence ATGTTTGAAGATCAGACTTTTGAAGCGATTATGGAGCGTATGCTGAACAGCATTTCCGCAGATATTGACACAAGAGAAGGCAGCGTCATTTATAATGCGTTAGCCCCGGCGGCGGCCGAGCTTGCGAAGTCTTATATATGGCTGGATACTGTGCTTGAGCTAGTTTTTTCTGATACCGCACAAGGCGAATTTTTAGACAGGCGTGCAGCGGAAGCGGGAATTGAACGGACAGCCGCGACAAAGGCGGTCAGAGCGGGAGAGTTTACATCTGGAGTTACTATTCCTGTCGGCTCCCGCTTTTACGTGGATAATCTTTATTTTCAATATACGGCAGACGGGACGCTCATCTGTGAAACACCTGGTGAAGCGGGAAACGCCAATCTGACCGGACGCAATTTACTGTCATTGGATACCATTCCCGGTTTAGAAACGGCCATTGTCAAAGAAATCCTGATTCCGGGGCGCGAGGAAGAGGGAGATGACAGCTTGCGAGAACGGTATTTTACAAGGGTTCGGCGTGAGGCCGTCAGTGCCAATAAAATGCATTATAAAGAGTGGGCTGAGGAAGTGGACGGTGTGGGAAAGGCAAAGATCTTCCCGCTTTGGAACGGTGAAGGCACGGTCAAAATTGTCGTCACCAATGCGAATCTTGAGCCCGCTTCTCCTATTTTAATTCAAAAAGTGAAAGATTATATCGACCCTGAACCAGGACAGGGAGAGGGACAGGCGCCAATCGGAGCCGTTGTCACGGTGGAAAGCGCGGTCTGGAAGGAAGTTGAGATTTCTGCCGAAGTGCTGCCTGAGATCAATCACTCAATTGATGAAGTGAAGTCGGAAATTGAGGAAGGCGTTTTAAACTTCTTTAAAAAAATGGCGTTTGAAGACAACGTTATCCGCCTTTCTCAAATTAACAATATCGTCTATAATTCACCATCAGTCAGTGACTACTCCAATATTCAAATCAACGGCACGTCTGAAAATCTGGTGCTGAGCGACGTGGAAATTCCTAAGCTTGGGCAGGTGAAGATCATTGAGCAAACAAGATGA
- the xkdX gene encoding phage PBSX; conserved hypothetical protein (Evidence 4: Unknown function but conserved in other organisms; Product type h: extrachromosomal origin) codes for MNYWVLALYYEWATTDMVKQALAYEDCSIQDLAEGVNKKLITADQYKEITGKAM; via the coding sequence ATGAATTATTGGGTGCTTGCCCTCTATTATGAGTGGGCGACAACGGATATGGTGAAACAGGCTTTAGCATATGAAGACTGTTCAATTCAGGATCTGGCAGAGGGTGTGAACAAAAAGCTGATCACAGCTGACCAGTATAAAGAAATTACCGGTAAAGCCATGTAA
- the xkdW gene encoding phage PBSX; conserved hypothetical protein (Evidence 4: Unknown function but conserved in other organisms; Product type h: extrachromosomal origin), translating into MILYDAIMYKYPNAVSRKDFELRNDGNGSYIEKWNLRAPLPTQAELETWWEELQKNPPYEPPDQVELLAQELSQEKLARKQLEELNKTLGNELSDIKLSLLSLKGDYAE; encoded by the coding sequence ATGATCTTATATGATGCCATTATGTACAAGTATCCAAACGCAGTATCGAGAAAGGATTTTGAATTGCGTAATGACGGGAACGGTTCATACATTGAGAAATGGAATCTCCGGGCGCCGTTGCCGACTCAGGCAGAACTCGAAACCTGGTGGGAAGAGCTGCAAAAAAATCCGCCGTACGAGCCGCCTGATCAGGTGGAGCTTCTCGCTCAAGAATTGTCACAGGAAAAGCTGGCACGCAAGCAGCTTGAAGAGCTGAACAAAACATTAGGGAACGAGTTGTCAGATATAAAGCTATCATTACTTTCCTTGAAAGGAGATTATGCTGAATGA
- the xlyA gene encoding phage PBSX; N-acetylmuramoyl-L-alanine amidase (Evidence 1a: Function from experimental evidences in the studied strain; PubMedId: 7921239, 9555893; Product type h: extrachromosomal origin) yields the protein MVNIIQDFIPVGANNRPGYAMTPLYITVHNTANTAVGADAAAHARYLKNPDTTTSWHFTVDDTEIYQHLPLNENGWHAGDGNGSGNRASIGIEICENADGDFAKATANAQWLIKTLMAEHNISLANVVPHKYWSGKECPRKLLDTWDSFKAGIGGGGSQTYVVKQGDTLTSIARAFGVTVAQLQEWNNIEDPNLIRVGQVLIVSAPSAAEKPELYPLPDGIIQLTTPYTSGEHVFQVQRALAALYFYPDKGAVNNGIDGVYGPKTADAVARFQSVNGLTADGIYGPATKEKIAAQLS from the coding sequence ATGGTTAACATTATTCAAGACTTTATTCCGGTTGGCGCAAATAACCGTCCAGGCTACGCAATGACGCCGCTTTACATTACGGTGCACAACACAGCGAATACCGCAGTAGGAGCAGATGCTGCAGCGCATGCCCGCTATTTGAAAAATCCTGATACGACGACAAGCTGGCATTTTACAGTTGATGATACAGAAATTTATCAGCATCTGCCTTTAAATGAAAACGGCTGGCATGCGGGAGACGGAAATGGCAGCGGCAACCGGGCTTCTATTGGAATTGAAATTTGCGAAAATGCCGATGGCGATTTTGCAAAAGCAACAGCAAATGCCCAGTGGCTCATCAAAACATTAATGGCTGAACATAATATCAGTCTCGCCAATGTCGTCCCTCATAAGTATTGGTCAGGGAAGGAATGTCCGCGAAAATTGTTAGATACGTGGGATTCGTTCAAAGCAGGAATTGGGGGAGGCGGCAGCCAAACTTACGTCGTGAAACAGGGCGACACACTTACATCTATAGCGAGAGCATTTGGTGTTACGGTTGCTCAGCTGCAAGAGTGGAACAATATCGAAGACCCGAATCTTATTCGCGTTGGTCAAGTATTAATTGTAAGTGCTCCATCGGCTGCTGAAAAACCCGAGCTCTATCCGCTCCCTGATGGTATCATTCAATTGACAACACCTTATACATCAGGAGAACACGTCTTTCAGGTGCAACGAGCACTTGCGGCTCTGTATTTTTACCCTGATAAAGGCGCTGTTAACAACGGAATTGACGGCGTTTACGGACCGAAAACAGCTGACGCAGTTGCCCGTTTTCAGTCTGTTAACGGTCTAACTGCTGACGGTATCTACGGGCCTGCGACGAAAGAGAAGATCGCAGCGCAATTAAGCTGA
- the xepA gene encoding phage PBSX; lytic exoenzyme (Evidence 1a: Function from experimental evidences in the studied strain; PubMedId: 7921239, 9555893; Product type h: extrachromosomal origin): protein MVKYQYEFPLDKAGKAGAVKPYRGGKNDFVTPVSNLSGVAEILTNAALKATEAYSQLGQDRLGAVLISKVKGWAYADREGTLFIEESDNNNVWTTTAAVNVAAGVLTATDWVYLSKRYYRFRYVNGNLQQSEFVLYQSVGAGEMDVRVNEKTPLQIDFAENQTHDGRLKVEARKTFDFVFHENAESASEGAALPVDGAAHLLVEVYGTAEMSEVKFWGKSVSGQKLPIRGVKTDDATTASSTLGKAEAWAFDIKGFKEIIMEIISITGGTLSVKGTAVS, encoded by the coding sequence ATGGTGAAGTATCAATATGAATTTCCTCTCGATAAGGCTGGAAAAGCCGGCGCTGTAAAGCCCTATCGAGGAGGAAAAAATGATTTTGTGACACCTGTTTCGAATTTGTCAGGCGTAGCGGAGATTTTAACAAATGCTGCTTTAAAGGCGACTGAGGCATACAGTCAGCTCGGGCAGGACAGGCTTGGCGCAGTTCTGATTTCGAAAGTGAAGGGCTGGGCGTATGCAGATCGTGAAGGTACGCTCTTTATAGAAGAAAGCGACAACAACAATGTTTGGACAACGACAGCAGCAGTTAATGTCGCAGCAGGCGTCCTGACAGCGACGGACTGGGTATATCTTTCTAAACGCTATTACCGTTTCCGCTATGTGAACGGGAATCTTCAGCAATCTGAGTTTGTATTATACCAATCAGTCGGTGCGGGTGAGATGGATGTGCGTGTCAATGAAAAAACGCCTTTACAGATTGACTTTGCGGAGAATCAAACACACGATGGACGGCTGAAAGTCGAGGCTCGCAAAACATTTGACTTTGTCTTTCATGAAAATGCAGAGTCCGCCAGCGAGGGGGCTGCTTTACCTGTTGACGGTGCCGCGCATTTACTCGTTGAAGTCTACGGCACAGCAGAAATGAGCGAAGTCAAATTTTGGGGCAAATCGGTGTCAGGACAGAAACTGCCGATCAGAGGCGTGAAAACTGATGATGCTACCACTGCCTCCAGTACATTAGGAAAAGCTGAGGCATGGGCCTTTGATATTAAAGGGTTTAAGGAGATCATCATGGAGATTATCAGTATCACCGGCGGTACTCTTTCGGTAAAAGGGACCGCGGTTTCATAA
- the xhlB gene encoding phage PBSX; holin (Evidence 1a: Function from experimental evidences in the studied strain; PubMedId: 2110147, 9555893; Product type h: extrachromosomal origin) has translation MNTFDKGTVIRTVLLLIALINQTMLMLGKSPLDIQEEQVNQLADALYSAGSIAFTIGTTLAAWFKNNYVTEKGKKQRDLLRDNNLTK, from the coding sequence ATGAACACGTTTGACAAGGGCACGGTCATCAGGACGGTGCTTCTTTTAATTGCTTTAATCAACCAGACCATGCTGATGCTCGGCAAATCACCATTGGACATTCAGGAGGAGCAGGTCAATCAGCTCGCTGACGCTCTTTATTCAGCCGGTTCCATCGCATTTACAATTGGAACGACACTTGCCGCTTGGTTTAAAAACAACTATGTAACAGAAAAAGGGAAAAAACAGCGCGACTTGTTAAGGGACAATAATCTGACGAAATAA
- the xhlA gene encoding phage PBSX; putative enzyme (Evidence 1a: Function from experimental evidences in the studied strain; PubMedId: 7921239, 9555893, 22720735; Product type h: extrachromosomal origin) yields MQQEADVNVFQQDLADMKGEHKALEQRVSALERVSDRQDQQIMTLNEKLNKIEENTTWIKRTITGAIITAVSTGIIGGAIAIMYSLLQH; encoded by the coding sequence ATGCAGCAAGAGGCAGACGTGAATGTGTTTCAGCAGGATTTAGCAGACATGAAAGGCGAGCACAAAGCACTTGAGCAGAGGGTTTCCGCATTAGAACGCGTGTCTGACCGGCAAGACCAGCAAATCATGACGCTGAACGAAAAATTAAACAAAATTGAAGAAAACACCACGTGGATTAAACGCACCATCACAGGTGCCATCATTACAGCAGTGTCTACAGGCATCATTGGCGGAGCCATCGCCATTATGTACAGCCTGCTGCAGCATTAA
- the xkdU gene encoding phage PBSX; conserved hypothetical protein (Evidence 4: Unknown function but conserved in other organisms; Product type h: extrachromosomal origin), producing the protein MSKQDDMRAYLPPFLTSLKEMAELLKAEAPEFDKQNDSIFDLTDQLFVPTATWGLSRWEKILNVPRESGDTDEIRRLRLISKMSNIPPITYRAIEQAVNRFLKNPSAQVRLLPGEYRFNVDINVDDLQHMNELIEAIENMKPAHLAYTLRGGLNETLRIKDTVILNHRRYRTASELKVGYSVTLNNNEVVLT; encoded by the coding sequence TTGAGCAAACAAGATGACATGCGAGCTTATCTGCCGCCGTTTCTCACCAGCCTTAAAGAAATGGCCGAGCTGCTGAAAGCGGAAGCGCCTGAGTTTGATAAACAAAATGACAGCATATTTGATCTGACGGATCAGTTATTCGTACCGACGGCGACTTGGGGGCTCAGCCGCTGGGAAAAAATTTTAAACGTCCCGCGGGAATCAGGCGACACTGATGAGATCAGACGATTGCGGCTCATTTCCAAAATGTCGAACATCCCGCCAATCACATACAGGGCCATTGAGCAGGCGGTAAACCGTTTCTTGAAAAACCCGTCTGCACAGGTCCGCCTGCTTCCCGGCGAATACCGATTTAACGTCGATATCAATGTTGATGACCTCCAGCACATGAATGAGCTGATCGAAGCGATAGAAAACATGAAACCCGCTCATTTGGCGTATACGCTCAGAGGCGGATTGAATGAGACGCTGCGAATCAAAGATACAGTCATCCTGAATCACCGCAGATACCGAACAGCCAGTGAGCTCAAGGTCGGTTATTCTGTCACTCTTAACAACAATGAGGTGGTTTTAACTTGA
- the xkdV gene encoding phage PBSX; conserved hypothetical protein (Evidence 4: Unknown function but conserved in other organisms; Product type h: extrachromosomal origin): MAYEEKTDWLPDDPINEDDVNRWEKGIKDAHTDLAAHKNDMNNPHNTTKAQIGLGNVDNVQQASKTEFNEHNHDSTRHITSVERDEWNAKETPAGAQYKADQAEANAKAYTDNFAARRDNPNQVTKAQVGLGNVENVKQASLADFDAHLSNSKVHVSEGERNKWNAAQLIKLTGDDGKRIQLQDGTDILTLSSGFYCAVGQSVVNNPVEGDAAWYNYDIVEGGSGRKTIVAYQSWGSMMWIGMVHTDGEFRGWKQIATTDFIDRVQTELDLHENDKTNPHSVTKQQVGLGNVENVKQETPDGAQKKADTALNQSKDYTNSTAFITRPLNSITDANDLNLPPGTYRLDTNYMNANPVLQNQFPLNDNRTGLLIIYPSANKWATRQDWFSISTKTLYTRVAVNGTDYSGWYILENSEGSQNKADKALADAKNYVETNYTNQKLTVLTGSNAIQDARISGNDYKYGITFMDIGANNTTGYPLTYGFVKNEKHSNYRFTQYFYGNADTTSGSYDHVGTWIRHWWADSGWTAWQKISGFAHANIGTTGRQALIKGENNKIKYNRIIKDSHKLFDTKNNRFVASHAGMHLVSASLYIENTERYSNFELYVYVNGTKYKLMNQFRMPTPSNNSDNEFNATVTGSVTVPLDAGDYVEIYVYVGYSGDVTRYVTDSNGALNYFDVLELGGRNYPRV, translated from the coding sequence ATGGCATACGAAGAAAAAACAGACTGGCTTCCGGACGACCCAATCAACGAAGATGACGTCAACCGCTGGGAAAAAGGAATAAAAGACGCCCACACCGACCTGGCTGCCCACAAAAACGACATGAACAACCCCCACAACACAACAAAGGCGCAAATCGGGCTGGGGAATGTGGATAATGTGCAGCAGGCTTCAAAGACGGAATTTAATGAACATAATCATGATTCAACCCGGCATATTACATCAGTAGAACGTGATGAATGGAATGCGAAGGAAACACCTGCCGGAGCCCAGTATAAGGCAGATCAAGCTGAAGCAAACGCCAAAGCATATACAGACAATTTTGCTGCACGAAGAGATAATCCTAACCAAGTAACAAAAGCACAGGTTGGACTTGGGAATGTCGAAAATGTGAAACAAGCCTCACTAGCAGATTTTGATGCTCATTTAAGCAATTCTAAAGTTCATGTATCTGAAGGGGAAAGAAACAAATGGAATGCTGCCCAACTAATTAAACTTACTGGAGACGACGGTAAAAGAATACAACTCCAAGACGGTACAGATATTCTTACATTATCTTCTGGATTTTATTGTGCAGTTGGTCAGTCAGTTGTAAACAACCCGGTGGAAGGCGATGCAGCTTGGTATAACTACGATATTGTAGAAGGCGGTTCAGGAAGGAAAACAATAGTAGCTTACCAAAGTTGGGGAAGTATGATGTGGATTGGAATGGTTCACACTGATGGAGAATTTAGAGGATGGAAACAAATTGCAACAACAGATTTTATAGATAGAGTTCAAACAGAATTAGATCTTCATGAAAATGATAAAACTAATCCTCATTCAGTTACTAAACAACAAGTGGGTCTCGGAAATGTTGAGAATGTTAAGCAGGAGACACCTGATGGTGCGCAAAAAAAAGCTGATACTGCTTTAAACCAATCAAAAGATTATACTAACAGCACGGCCTTTATTACTAGACCATTAAATTCAATAACCGATGCAAATGATTTAAATCTTCCGCCTGGCACTTATCGTTTAGACACTAATTACATGAATGCAAATCCAGTTTTGCAAAATCAATTTCCATTAAATGATAACAGAACAGGTTTATTAATTATCTACCCCTCTGCAAATAAATGGGCTACACGTCAAGATTGGTTTAGCATCTCTACGAAAACACTTTATACAAGGGTAGCAGTTAATGGTACTGATTATTCAGGGTGGTATATATTAGAGAATTCGGAAGGTTCACAAAATAAAGCGGATAAAGCTTTAGCTGATGCTAAAAACTATGTTGAAACAAATTATACAAATCAAAAGTTAACTGTTCTAACAGGATCAAATGCAATCCAAGATGCGAGAATAAGCGGAAATGATTACAAATACGGAATCACTTTTATGGACATAGGGGCCAATAACACTACAGGATACCCGCTCACTTATGGATTTGTAAAAAATGAAAAGCATAGTAATTATCGCTTTACTCAGTATTTCTATGGAAATGCAGACACAACTAGTGGAAGTTATGATCATGTAGGGACTTGGATCCGCCATTGGTGGGCAGATTCAGGCTGGACTGCGTGGCAAAAGATATCAGGGTTTGCTCACGCTAATATTGGGACTACTGGGCGTCAAGCCCTTATTAAAGGAGAAAATAACAAAATTAAATATAACCGTATTATAAAAGATAGCCATAAATTGTTTGATACAAAAAACAATAGGTTTGTAGCCAGTCATGCAGGAATGCATTTAGTCAGTGCTAGTTTATATATAGAAAATACTGAGCGATACTCCAATTTTGAATTATATGTTTATGTAAACGGCACAAAGTATAAATTAATGAATCAATTTAGAATGCCTACCCCTTCCAATAACAGTGATAATGAGTTTAATGCAACTGTTACTGGATCTGTTACAGTTCCGCTTGATGCAGGAGATTATGTTGAAATTTATGTTTATGTTGGTTATTCCGGGGATGTAACACGATATGTTACAGATTCGAATGGAGCTCTCAATTATTTTGATGTTCTGGAGCTTGGCGGAAGAAATTACCCGAGAGTTTAG
- the xkzA gene encoding phage PBSX; conserved hypothetical protein (Evidence 4: Unknown function but conserved in other organisms; Product type h: extrachromosomal origin), which translates to MISTIYRERTAADLKSRIDHVLLNGQKTEIVELAIDGATVTVLTKREEDIKHIETVQIFDELGNVITERKTDLDVSENRTLDFRFTFEVV; encoded by the coding sequence TTGATTTCAACCATATACAGAGAACGCACAGCGGCTGATCTAAAAAGCAGAATCGATCACGTGCTGCTCAACGGCCAAAAAACAGAAATAGTAGAGCTCGCCATTGACGGTGCGACAGTCACCGTTCTGACAAAACGTGAGGAAGACATCAAGCATATTGAAACGGTACAAATTTTTGACGAGCTGGGCAATGTGATCACAGAGAGAAAGACTGACCTGGACGTCAGCGAAAACAGAACACTCGATTTCAGATTTACTTTTGAGGTGGTGTAA
- the xkdR gene encoding phage PBSX; conserved hypothetical protein (Evidence 4: Unknown function but conserved in other organisms; Product type h: extrachromosomal origin), giving the protein MRLSEAIKHLAVGAVDAESPVELLPAEVVSVSPVEIKLKENSKLIIPEDAIIIPKRMQSGGDDALEPGDRLMTAALTGGQSFFILDKV; this is encoded by the coding sequence ATGAGATTAAGTGAGGCTATAAAACATTTGGCAGTCGGCGCAGTTGACGCTGAGTCTCCGGTAGAACTGCTCCCGGCTGAAGTCGTTTCGGTTTCTCCTGTGGAAATCAAATTAAAAGAAAACAGCAAACTGATCATACCGGAAGACGCCATCATTATCCCAAAACGAATGCAGTCCGGAGGAGACGATGCACTCGAGCCGGGGGATCGCCTCATGACCGCGGCTCTGACTGGCGGGCAATCGTTTTTTATTTTAGATAAGGTATAG
- the xkdQ gene encoding phage PBSX; conserved hypothetical protein (Evidence 4: Unknown function but conserved in other organisms; Product type h: extrachromosomal origin) translates to MIELFVIKDTEWLELVAESVSLEGHRYQAPRSIEATIVTKQGDQTYYSVSEGDTVLFKWKGKELFRGIVFARTPDEHTLAFSAYDMLQYLVKNQDMYVFSNQRADQIIRRIASDFQIPTTSIANTGHTIKSLVIKNDTTLYDIILKALKQTKSQTGRHYQLYSEKGKLGLRAWPDPSEVWVLETGVNITGYQYSTSINDTATRVVLRRQKDNKTYKASAKDSSGLNKYGVLQYTETVTDDINQAQLQQRADVRLAEKKGVKKELKNIQAVGIPEVQSGLPVYISIPEAGIKKTYWVDTDRHEFKGTKHTMTIDVVEKNTMPEGVS, encoded by the coding sequence ATGATAGAACTGTTCGTCATTAAAGACACAGAGTGGCTTGAGCTGGTTGCAGAAAGCGTATCGCTTGAAGGCCATCGTTATCAGGCGCCGCGTTCCATTGAAGCAACCATCGTCACCAAGCAGGGCGACCAGACGTATTACAGTGTCTCAGAAGGAGATACGGTCTTGTTTAAATGGAAGGGAAAAGAGCTGTTTCGGGGCATTGTTTTTGCAAGAACCCCGGACGAGCATACGCTTGCCTTCAGCGCTTATGACATGCTGCAGTACCTGGTCAAAAACCAGGATATGTACGTGTTTTCCAATCAGCGGGCCGACCAGATCATCAGAAGGATTGCGAGTGACTTCCAGATACCGACAACCTCGATCGCAAACACAGGCCATACGATCAAAAGTCTTGTCATTAAAAATGATACGACATTGTATGACATCATATTAAAAGCGCTGAAACAGACGAAAAGCCAGACAGGACGACATTACCAGCTGTATTCGGAAAAAGGAAAGCTCGGCCTGCGCGCTTGGCCAGATCCGTCAGAGGTATGGGTGCTTGAAACGGGCGTCAATATCACGGGCTACCAATACAGCACTTCTATAAACGACACTGCTACTCGGGTGGTGCTTCGCCGGCAGAAGGACAATAAGACATATAAAGCCTCTGCCAAGGACAGTTCAGGCTTAAATAAATACGGTGTGCTTCAATATACGGAAACGGTCACAGATGACATCAACCAGGCACAGCTTCAGCAGCGGGCAGATGTACGCCTTGCTGAAAAAAAGGGCGTGAAAAAAGAACTGAAAAATATTCAGGCAGTGGGCATCCCAGAAGTGCAGAGCGGCTTGCCTGTCTATATTTCGATTCCGGAGGCCGGCATCAAGAAAACCTATTGGGTAGATACGGACCGGCATGAATTTAAAGGAACGAAACATACGATGACGATCGATGTTGTCGAAAAGAATACGATGCCGGAAGGAGTTTCCTGA
- the xkdS gene encoding phage PBSX; conserved hypothetical protein (Evidence 4: Unknown function but conserved in other organisms; Product type h: extrachromosomal origin), with translation MALTPEVEFEDIEVESEVIETSQTYKIDFENGRITNELITGLEAIRQFVYIALQTERYAYSIYSHNVGNELQDVLTDHETTDAYKKMEIPRLIEEALVYDDRISAVTDFEIEKQGDAFHVSFVVETDEGTLEIEEVIGEDV, from the coding sequence ATGGCCCTGACACCAGAAGTGGAGTTTGAAGATATTGAAGTTGAGAGCGAAGTCATTGAAACCTCGCAAACGTACAAAATAGATTTTGAAAACGGAAGAATTACGAATGAGCTGATTACCGGGCTTGAAGCGATCAGGCAGTTCGTGTATATCGCCTTACAGACAGAACGCTATGCATATTCCATATACAGCCATAATGTCGGAAACGAGCTTCAGGACGTGCTGACAGATCATGAGACGACTGATGCGTATAAAAAGATGGAGATTCCGAGACTGATAGAAGAGGCGCTGGTTTATGATGACCGGATATCTGCTGTAACAGATTTTGAGATTGAAAAACAAGGCGACGCGTTTCATGTGTCCTTCGTGGTGGAGACGGATGAAGGAACGCTTGAGATTGAGGAGGTGATTGGCGAAGATGTTTGA